GCGGGCAGGCAGGCGGCTCGAATTCGCTGAGGTCCACGCCTTCCAGATCGGCGTCGCCGTCCGGTGCAGTGGCTGCGGTGTGCTGGCTCCAGTGCGGGTAGCGGGCTTTCAGATCCTGCTGGACAAGCGCCCGGTCCATCCGTCGATCGCACTGCAGGCAGGCGACTACGGCGAGCCGGCCGTGCAGGTCGACCACGTTGCGGTGACCGGCGCGCGCGTGCAGGCCGTCCACGTTCTGGGTGACCAGGGTGGAGATGACGCCGCGCGATTCCAAGGTCGCCAGCGCCGCATGCGCTCGGTTGGGCCGCGCCCGGGCAACCGCCGGCCAGCCCACAAAACTACGCGCCCAGTACCGTGCACGCATGGCGTGATCGCCAACGAAGTCCTGATAGGTGATCGGAGAGCGGCCCTTCCACTGGCCGTCTGCGCCGCGATAGTCGGGGATGCCCGAGTTGGTGCTGACGCCGGCGCCCGTAAGCACGAAAACGGAGCGCTGGTTCTCCAGCCAGGAAGACAGGCTTGCTGCAGCGTCGGTGCGGGAAAGAGGCATGCCGCCATCGTAATGCGGGTGGGTCACTCCACCGGCGCGCCAACCACCAGGTCGTCGAGCTGGTAACCGCGAGCCTGCGCATCGGACTTCAGGCGATTGAAGAGCGCCGCGTCCATGGACGGATCGCGCGACAGGATCCACAGGTACTTCCGGCCGGGACCGCCGACCACTGCCCAGCGATACTCGGGATCGACATCCAATACCCAATAGTCGGCCCAGATGCCGGGGACCCATCCCAGCCACGCGGGCGCGAATCGCACCTTCAGCGCACCCGCGCTGCCGTCGACGGTCTTTGCCTCGCCGACCGATTCGGTTCGGGAGCCGTCCCTGGTGCGGCACGCGTTGCGGACTTCAATGCGCTTGTCGGCCTTCAGCGTGTAAGTCGCGGTGGTGTCGCCCACGCATTTGCGCTGGAAAAACATTGGCAGGTGAGCGATCTCGTGCCATTGGCCGAGGTATCGATCTAGGTCCAGCGCCGTGACCGGGACATTCTCCAGCGGAGCGCCTGTGCCGGCGGAGGTCGAGGTCTCGGCTTCGCCGGCCCCGGCGGCCAGGGCCATGGCGGCGGCGATGGAGTAGGCGATTGCGCGCATGAGGAGTACCCGGTCTGGAAAGATGCCGTTCAAGGTCTCATCGCGGCGCGCCAGAGCGCGTGAACGGCAAAGCCGGGCAGAGAGGGTGGAGGTTCCGGCCCCGGCCATACAGGGGCGGCCAACTATACTGTCGGGTGTTCATCGACCCGTCCCGCGCGCCACGTGGACGTCGATACGCCATCCGCCAACGAGGACCCCAACGCCGACCATGAACACAGCCAACCGCAAGCCCCTGCCGGGCACCGATCTGGACTACTTCGATGCGCGCGCCGCCGTGGATGCGCTGCGCCCCGGTGCCTACGCCCGGCTGCCGTACTGCTCGCGCGTATTCGCGGAAAATCTGGTGCGGCGCTGTGATCCGGAAACTCTGGATGCGTCGTTGCTGCAGCTGATCGAGCGCCGCAATGATCTGGATTTCCCGTGGTTTCCTTCGCGAGTGGTGTGCCACGACATCCTTGGCCAGACCGCGCTGGTGGACCTGGCCGGCCTGCGGGATGCGATCGCAGAGCAGGGCGGTGATCCCGCGCAGGTCAATCCGGTGGTGCCGACGCAGCTCATCGTCGATCACTCGCTGGCGGTGGAACACGCCGGGTTCGACCGCGACGCGTTCGCCAAGAACCGGGCGATCGAGGACCGCCGCAACTTTGACCGGTTCCACTTCATCAACTGGACCAAGAAGGCGTTCAAGAACATCGATGTGATCCCGCCGGGCAACGGGATCATGCATCAGATCAACCTGGAGCGGATGTCGCCGGTGATCCAGGCCGTCGATGGCGTGGCGTCGCCCGACACGCTGGTGGGTACCGACAGCCACACCCCGCACGTGAACGCGCTGGGCGTGATCGCGATCGGCGTCGGCGGTCTGGAAGCCGAGAGCGTGATGCTGGGCCGGCCGTCGTGGATGCGCCTGCCGGACATCATCGGCGTGGAGCTGACCGGCAAGCCGCAGCCGGGCATCACCGCCACCGATATCGTGCTGGCGCTGACCGAGTTCCTGCGCAACGAGCGCGTGGTCGGCGCCTACCTGGAGTTCTTCGGCGAAGGCGCGACGGCGTTGACGCTGGGCGACCGCGCGACGATCTCCAACATGACCCCGGAGTTCGGTGCGACCGCGGCCATGTTCAACATCGACCAGCAGACCATTGACTACCTCAAGCTGACCGGCCGCGCCGATGAGCAGGTCAAGCTGGTGGAAACCTACGCGCGCCACACGGGCCTGTGGGCGGATGATCTGGTGACCGCCGAGTACGAGCGGAAACTGACGTTCGACTTGTCCGCCGTGGTGCGGACCATGGCCGGCCCGTCCAACCCGCACAAGCGCTTGCCCACGTCGGATCTGGCCGCGCGCGGCATCGCGGTGAACCTGGACAAGGCCCAGGCGCAGGAAGCCGACGGCCTGCTGCCCGATGGCGCGGTGATCATCGCCGCCATCACCAGCTGCACCAACACCTCCAACCCGCGCAACGTGATTGCCGCGGGCCTCATTGCGCGCAACGCGAACCGGCGTGGGCTGACCCGCAAGCCGTGGGTGAAATCCTCGCTGGCGCCGGGTTCCAAGGCGGTGCAGCTGTATCTGGAAGACTCGAAACTGCTGCCGGAGCTGGAGCAGCTCGGGTTCGGCATCGTCGGCTTCGCCTGCACCACCTGCAACGGGATGAGCGGCGCGCTGGACCCCGTGATCCAGAAGGAACTGATCGAGCGCGACCTGTACTCGGTCGCCGTGCTGTCGGGCAACCGCAACTTCGACGGCCGCATCCACCCCTACGCCAAGCAGGCGTTCCTGGCCTCGCCGCCGCTGGTGGTCGCCTACGCCATTGCCGGCACCATCCGCTTCGACATCGAGAAGGATGTGCTGGGCATCGACAAGGACGGCGTCGCGGTCACCCTGAAGGACCTGTGGCCCGACGATGCCGAGATCGATGCGATCGTCGCCGCCAGCGTCAAGCC
The genomic region above belongs to Lysobacter avium and contains:
- a CDS encoding NAD-dependent protein deacetylase, translating into MPLSRTDAAASLSSWLENQRSVFVLTGAGVSTNSGIPDYRGADGQWKGRSPITYQDFVGDHAMRARYWARSFVGWPAVARARPNRAHAALATLESRGVISTLVTQNVDGLHARAGHRNVVDLHGRLAVVACLQCDRRMDRALVQQDLKARYPHWSQHTAATAPDGDADLEGVDLSEFEPPACPHCGGMLKPDVVFFGENVPRQRLARALEALEQSDAVLVVGSSLMVYSGFRFARMAHERGLPLAILTRGVTRADELATLKLDADSESALADAIG
- a CDS encoding lipocalin family protein; translated protein: MALAAGAGEAETSTSAGTGAPLENVPVTALDLDRYLGQWHEIAHLPMFFQRKCVGDTTATYTLKADKRIEVRNACRTRDGSRTESVGEAKTVDGSAGALKVRFAPAWLGWVPGIWADYWVLDVDPEYRWAVVGGPGRKYLWILSRDPSMDAALFNRLKSDAQARGYQLDDLVVGAPVE
- the acnD gene encoding Fe/S-dependent 2-methylisocitrate dehydratase AcnD, which produces MNTANRKPLPGTDLDYFDARAAVDALRPGAYARLPYCSRVFAENLVRRCDPETLDASLLQLIERRNDLDFPWFPSRVVCHDILGQTALVDLAGLRDAIAEQGGDPAQVNPVVPTQLIVDHSLAVEHAGFDRDAFAKNRAIEDRRNFDRFHFINWTKKAFKNIDVIPPGNGIMHQINLERMSPVIQAVDGVASPDTLVGTDSHTPHVNALGVIAIGVGGLEAESVMLGRPSWMRLPDIIGVELTGKPQPGITATDIVLALTEFLRNERVVGAYLEFFGEGATALTLGDRATISNMTPEFGATAAMFNIDQQTIDYLKLTGRADEQVKLVETYARHTGLWADDLVTAEYERKLTFDLSAVVRTMAGPSNPHKRLPTSDLAARGIAVNLDKAQAQEADGLLPDGAVIIAAITSCTNTSNPRNVIAAGLIARNANRRGLTRKPWVKSSLAPGSKAVQLYLEDSKLLPELEQLGFGIVGFACTTCNGMSGALDPVIQKELIERDLYSVAVLSGNRNFDGRIHPYAKQAFLASPPLVVAYAIAGTIRFDIEKDVLGIDKDGVAVTLKDLWPDDAEIDAIVAASVKPEQFRQVYDPMFARSGLAGLQVDPLYDWRPMSTYIRRPPYWEGALAGERSMTGMRPLAVLGDNITTDHLSPSNAIMASSAAGEYLTKMGVPEEDYNSYATHRGDHLTAQRATFANPKLFNEMVRNEDGSVRQGSLARLEPEGKVTRMWDVIETYMERKQPLIIIAGADYGQGSSRDWAAKGVRLAGVEVIVAEGFERIHRTNLVGMGVLPLQFQPGTDRNTLGIDGTETFDVMGAPAPGAELVLVIHRANGGRIEVPVVCRLDSDDELLIYEAGGVLQRFAQDFLASSSGSAGKSAEAVSIANA